The following DNA comes from Cedecea neteri.
TACAAAGCGATGAGCTGGTAGCAAGATTAAGCGAGCTACTGAACCAGATCCCGCTGGAGGTGATGACGTCCTGCGACCGTATTATTCAGCTGGCGCGCGAACGACTCGGTAAACTGCAGGAAAGCCTCTATATTTCCCTGACGGATCACTGCCACTTCGCGATTGAGCGGCAGAAAAAAGGCATGGCAATACGCAACGTGCTGTTGTGGGAAATCAAGCGGTTATATCCCAAAGAGTTCGCTCTGGGGCTGGAAGCAATTGGTATTATTCACCGGCGCCTCGGCGTATTGCTTGCCGAAGATGAAGCGGGGTTCATCGCACTGCATCTGGTGACAGCCCAGCTTGAAGGCGAAATGCCGGAGGTGATGGATATCACCCGCGTGATGCAGGAGATCCTGCATATCGTGAAGTACCAGCTGCAAATCGAATATCAGACCGAGAGCCTGAGCTACCATCGCTTTGTCACGCATTTGAAGTTTTTTGCTCAAAGAATGCTGAACCGCACCACCGTAGCGGATGATGATGCAACCCTGCATGCGGCGGTAAAAGACAACTACCCGCTGGCGTGGCGCTGTGCGGAGAAGCTTCAGCGGCATCTTGCCAAAAGCTACCAGCGCGAGCTGACCAACGAAGAAATTATGTTCCTCGCTATCCATATTGAGCGAGTGCGCAAAGAGAGCCACAAGGCTTAAATAACAAAACGGATTGTGACTGCTTCGGCAGGCAAAACCTGAGCGTTAGCTTCCCTACGGGGCGGCTGGCTCAGGTTTTTTTTTAACTTTACTCAGCAGACATCGCCCGCGGGCGGGACGTAAAAGGAACAGGGTTATGGACTATCAAGGGTTGGCGCAGGCTATCCTGAAACATGTCGGTGGCAAGGAAAACATCGTCAGCCTGGTGCACTGCGCCACCAGGCTGCGTTTCAAACTGAATGATCCCTCGCTCGCAGAGCCTCAGGCGCTGAAGAGCAACCCCGGTGTTATCACAGTGGTGGAGAGCGGGGGGCAATTCCAGGTCGTGATTGGCAACCACGTTCACGATGTTTATACGGCGGTCTGTGCTGCGGCAGGCATCAGTGAAGAGGCCGTAACAAAAGATGTCCGGGGCGAAAAAAGCAATCCATTGAACCGGCTTATCGATATCGTTTCGGCAATTTTCACCCCTTTCCTGGGCGTGATGGCTGCTTCGGGGATCCTGAAAGGGATGCTGGCACTCAGCGTTGTTTGCGGCTGGCTAAATGCCGAGTCTGCTACCTATAAAATATGGTTCGCCGCCAGCGATTCGCTGTTTTACTTCTTTCCGTTGGTGTTGGGCTATACGGCCGGGAAAAAGTTTGGCGGCAGTCCATTTTTGACGATGGCCATTGGCGGAGCACTTACGCATCCGCTGATTATGCAGGCTTTCGAATCTGCCTCTCAGTCTGAACGCTTTCTTGGTCTGCCCGTCACCTTTATCAACTACAGCTCCTCGGTGATCCCGATCATCTTTGCCGCCTGGGTGAGTTGCTGGCTGGAAAAACGCTGTAACGGGCTGTTTCCTGCGGCCATGAAGAACTTTTTCACGCCTCTGGTTTGCCTTGGCGTCGTAGTGCCGCTGACATTTCTGATTATTGGGCCGGCGGCGACCTGGCTGAGCCAAATGCTGGCGCATGGCTATCAGGCCATTTATGCCTTTGCGCCGTGGCTGGCGGGAACCGTTATGGGCGCTATCTGGCAAGTCTGCGTCATATTCGGCCTGCACTGGGGCCTGGTGCCTGTCATGATCAACAACCTTAGCGTACTGGGGCAGGACACGCTGATGCCGCTCCTGCTTCCGGCGGTGATGGGGCAGGTTGGCGCCACGCTGGGGGTATTCCTCTCCACGCGGGATGCAAAACTTAAGGTCCTGTCGGGCTCAGCGGTGACCGCGGGGATATTCGGTATCACTGAACCTGCGGTGTATGGCGTGACGCTGCCTAACCGTCGCCCCTTCATTTTTGGCTGCATCGCCGGGGGCATTGGCGGGGCCATTGTCGGCTTTAGCCAAAGCCATCTTTATTCCTTCGGGCTGGCGAGTATTTTCAGTCTGGCGCAAATGCTTCCACCTGGCGGCATGGACAGCACCGTTTGGGGAGCCATCATCGGTACCCTGTTATCACTGTTGCTGGCCTGCGCACTGACCTGGGCTTTTGGTCTACCGCGCAGCACGAAATCCTCATCATCACCCACGGCCATTGCCGGAGATGAAGACATTCTGGCACCGATGAGCGGCACGGTACTGGCGATGGACCAGGTCCCTGATGCTACGTTTGCAGAGGGGCTGTTGGGGAAGGGCGCGGCCATTATTCCACTGACAAACGAAGTCCGCGCGCCGTTTTACGGCGAAGTTGCCTCGCTATTTCAGACCCGACACGCCATTGGCTTGCTGAGCGACAGCGGCATTGAAGTTTTAATCCATATTGGCATCGACACGGTGAAACTGGAGGGGCAGCACTTCACTGCCCACGTTCAGCCGGGAGACAAAATTAAACCCGGCGATCTGCTTATTACGTTTGACCGCGAGGCCATTCTTGCAGCCGGGTACGACCTCGCAACGCCAATAATTGTTAGCAATAGCGAGGATTATCGAGACGTGACCCGCGTAACGACTCAGTCCAGCATTGATTCAGGTATGCCGTTCCTGACGGTAGAACGCTAAGCAAAGGAGAGTGACATGACAGCATTTCCGAAGACATTTCTGTGGGGCGGGGCTATCGCCGCAAACCAGGTTGAAGGTGCGTGGCAGGAAGGTGGAAAGGGTATTTCTACCTCGGACGTCATGCAGCAGGGGGTGTTTGGCCCCTTAAAAGAGCGTGTGCCGGGAGACAGCGGCATTAAAGATATCGCCATCGATTTTTATCACCGCTATCCGCAGGACATTGCGCTGTTTGCCGAAATGGGGTTTAGCTGCCTGCGTATTTCCATCGCCTGGACGCGCATTTTCCCGCAGGGCGACGAGTCCGAGCCAAACGAAGCCGGGCTGGCGTATTACGACAAACTGTTTGATGAGCTGGCGCAACATGGCATTCAGCCGATGGTGACCCTGTCTCACTACGAAATGCCGTGGGGGCTGGTCAAGCAATATGGCGGCTGGGGCAACCGCAAAGTCATTGATTGCTTTGAGCGTTACGCCCGCTGCGTTTTCACCCGCTATCAGCATAAAGTGAAGCTGTGGCTGACCTTCAATGAAATCAACATGTCGCTTCATGCGCCGCTCACGGGCGTCGGGCTGGAGGGCGAGCCAGGAAAAGGCGAAATTTATCAGGCTATCCATCATCAACTGGTTGCCAGCAGCCTGGCGGTCAAAGCCTGCCATGAAATCATTCCGGATGCGAAAATCGGCAATATGCTGCTGGGCGGTCTGATGTATCCGCTCACCTGTAAACCTGAGGACATGCTGGAAACACTGCAGGAAAACCGAAGCTGGCTGTTCTTCGGGGATGTCCAGTGCCGGGGCAGCTATCCTGGCTATATGCAGCGTTATTTCCGTGACAACGGCATTCAGCTTGAAATCAGTGAGAACGATCGTGAAATCCTGAAAAATACCGTCGATTTTATCTCGTTCAGCTATTACATGACCGGCTGCGTGACGGCAGATGAACAGCTTAATGCGAAGCTGCGCAGTAATATTCTCAGCATGGTGCCAAACCCGCATCTGCCAAGTTCTGAGTGGGGCTGGCAAATTGACCCAACCGGCATGCGCATCCTGCTCAATATGCTGTGGGATCGCTACCAGAAACCGCTGTTTATTGTCGAAAACGGCCTGGGAGCGAAAGATAAGCCTGAAGCTGACGGCACGATCAACGACGATTACCGCATCAGCTACCTGAACGATCATCTGGTGCAGGTGGGCGAGGCGATTGAGGACGGCGTAGACGTCATGGGCTACACCAGTTGGGGGCCAATCGATCTGGTTAGTGCGTCAAAAGCCGAACTGTCGAAGCGCTACGGGTTTATCTACGTAGATCGCGATGACCAGGGGAACGGCACGCTTGCGCGCTCAAGAAAGAAAAGTTTCCACTGGTATAAAGAAGTGATTGCTACGAATGGCGGCTGCCTGAAGAAGTAATCTAACACTGGACGAATTTTTTGAGAAGATTTTGATTTAAATAGTACTGAAAGTTAATTCATTTAATGAGCAACTTTTATTGTTCTTATTTTTTTAAATGTGATGTGTAAGCTAAAAGCTACACATCACATAGTTTTATTTTTAGATTAAAATATCACCTGTAGAACTTCCTATATAGCTTGGTATGGATTTAAATTTTCCTGTGTTATTGGTAATTCTTAAAGAAGAATACCCAGCCATTAGTCTATGGCCAACCCAACGGACATCAATCACTTTTTCCTTTGATTTTTCATTCAATAAAAGAAGGTATCCCATGAAGTTTACCCATTGATTTTGAGTGAGTATTTTTGTTCCGTAGGCATGTATAGATCTACCGCTATTAAATACATTGAATACAATATTCCAGTAAGCCGATGTTTTTCTTAAGGCATCAACACTTGATGTAGATCTTTTTTTTGCTAAAAAATCTATCATTGGTAAATGGTGAACCACATCATTTATTTTAATAAGAGATAGGATAGATAGCTCCTCATCACGGCTTAGCTCTTTTATTATTCTCTCGAATGTTATTGGCGTAAGATTTTCTTTTGGTAATTCTATTACAATTCGCTTTCCATTGCTCCCAGGGGTATCTGTGTATTTACTTAAGAAGAAACTCACTCTATCGTTAGGGTTGTTTAGAAGTGGATCTATGCGTGAAATAGCAAGTATATCATTTATTGGTGTTTTTATAATGTTCATCACCATTATTTCACCTTTATTCCGGTAAGGGATTGATACAATTCTAACGCAAACTGATCTGTCATTCCAGAAATAAAGTCAATTACTAGGTGGGCCCGTAAATTCCATTCCTTAAAGTTATCATCTTTGTGCTTTTTTATCTCCGATTCATATGCTTTTAAATATTTGTCAGGTAGGGTTCGGTATAGACGTGATACAACTTTACTTAATGATTTATTTTTCTTTTTCTGAATAAGGGATTGGAAATCTGAATTTTTTATTTCTAATATCGGAGCATAACAATTAAGTATTCCAGTAATAATACTGTAGCCAGATAGTTCGGTCATTTCCACTTCGGGAGCAGAGAAAATGAATTCTCGAGTAAAACTCTTCAGCTCGCAGAGAACTTTAATAACATCTTTGCTACTTTCCTCTTCGACTAATAAAGGACAGTTCCGTTTTAAATTTATTATATTTTCTAAGTCATCGAAAAACATGTTTGCAGCTTTTTCAACTAATAAGCGAGATAGAGTGGTTTTGAATTCTGTAAATTGTGATATTTTTTTGTTTTGCTGATTTCCTTTGGCGATTTCTATTAGCTTTAATATTTCTGAATTCGGGTTTGATGAATCAATTTCAATGTTTTTAATTAAATGATTATATAGTTCATCTGCTTTTACAACACCTTTCTCAATACCATCATCAATGTCACTGGTACAATAGGATATGTCATCAGCTGCTTCCATGATAAATGTTAACGGATGTCGGCTATTATTTGGGAGATGTAAAGATTTCCAAGTATCTTCTATTATATCTACTTCAGTAGAAAAATATCCAATCTTTGATGAGAGATGGTTGTCATCTATTTTTTTGTAATTAGATCCACCGTATGTGTATTCTAAGGAAGCTGCTATTTGGGTATAGGTGAAATTGAAGCCTGTAAGACCATCCTCGCCTTGAAGTTTTGTTGCAATTCTTATTGCTTGAGGATTTCCATCAAAAGCAGTGAAATCGGTCAAACATAGTTTTTCTTTTATTTTATTGCTCAGCTCTTTAGTTTCATTTTCTACTATTTCGGCTTTCAATAAAATATCTAGGATACGTTTGTCGTTGTTAAACCACTCGGATATTGTTGACTCACCAAAGTGACCAAATGGTGGGTTTCCAATATCATGCATTAAGCATGTGGTTTCAACAATGGAATTAATTGATTTTTCATTGTCTATCCAGAATTTATTATTCTCATTGTCTTGGAGAGAGGATGATTTTATTTTTTTTGTAATGGCATGCGTAATGTAGGCGCCAATATGTGCTACTTCTAATGAATGAGATAAACGGCTCCTTACAGCTGAGTTACTCTCTAAAGAAAAGACTTGTGCTTTTTGTTGCATTCTTCGAAATGGTGCGGAATAAATCAATCTACCCTTGTCACTTAAAAAAGCATCTTCTAAATCATACTTTGAACGCATATCAACTTTGTCAGCACTAATCATATTGCGAAGTAAATTCATTTTCATTCCTTAAGTATTAACTTATTGATTTTTTAAATAAAAATCGCCTGATAAAATGGGAGTTATTTTCTATATTAGTTTATAAATATTTTCTTATATTATAAGAAAGATACTAGTGAGCAAAAGGATATCGGTAAAGTTGATACTGCAATAGTAACCAAATAACTCGATGTCATAGTAAACATATGAGGTCGGAAATCAAGCACTAACGACTTAGTGCCTTACTTAGGAGGGAAAACATGTTTGCCCTCTGTTAAACCACATTCACCAGCCGCTGAATAAACCCGCGCAGCCACATCAGCGCGGCGTCGCTGTTATGGCGCTGATGCCACAATAAAGCGACCTCAAACGGCGGAACGTCAACCGGAACCGGGCTTGCGGTCAAACCCCAGGTTTTCTGCCAGCCGGCTGACAGTCCTGCCGGGACGGTAGCCAGTGTCGGCATCTGCATTAGCAGACCCGGTAGTGCCGCAAAATGCGGTGTTGTGTAGCTAATGTGGCGCGTTTGCCCGAGTTTCGCCAGGAGAGTGTCTATCTGGCTGCTGTTGGCTTCGCGATAGCTGACCAGCACGTGCTGGTGGGCGGCATACTCTTCCAGCGACAGCGGGACGCTGGCCTCAATGTGCTGCGGGTGCCAGAGCGTCACAAAATTCATGCTGGTCAACACTTCACGCTCCAGCCAGCGGGCGCTTTGGTTCGCCACGCTGATCGCCATATCCAGCTCGCCGCCTTCCAGCCTTTGGGCGTCGGTAAACGGGTCGCTGGCGACAACGTTAATGCGCATCCCCGGTGCGTCCTGCTTCAGCGCGGGGATGAGTTTTGGCATCAGCCACATTTCCACCCAATCGGTCATGCCGATGGTCACGGTCGCTTTGGCGCTGGCCGGGCAAAACTCGGCCTGCTGGAAAAGCGCGCTTTGCAGCTGCTCCAGCAGAGGCATCAGCTCGGTATGCAGTTCACTTGCGCGCGCGGTGGGCTGCATGCGGTGGCCGCTGCGAATAAACAGCGGGTCGTCGAACATATCCCGCAATCTTGCCAGCGCGCCGCTGACCGCAGGCTGCCCGAGGTGCAGTTTGTCGGCCGCCAGCGAGACGCTTTGCTCGCGGAACAGCACGGCAAAAGCGATCAGCAGATTGAGATCGATTTTGCGGAAATCATTTTCTTTGATAGTCATTATTTCTCCAATCAATTGGCGTGATGATACGCCCGACGGGATACTGGCGGCAAGTTGAACACCTGCCTGGAGAATAAAATGAAAACTTTGCTCATGCTGCTAACGCTTTTAGGCGGCACAATATCCGTTTCTGTCCTGGCCACGCCGCAGGCTATAACTCAGCAGCAATCGCCTGGATATTACCGCATGATGCTGGGGGACTGGCAAATTACGGCGGTGTCGGACGGCACCGTAGTGGTACCGCTGGATAAATTGCTGACGCACATTACGCCGCAGAAACTGCGCCAGCGTATGGCGGCGGACGCAATGACGCCCGCCGCAGAAACGTCGATCAATGCCTTTGTTATCAATACGGGGCGCGAATTGATTCTGGTTGATACAGGCGCCGGGGAATTATTTGGCTCTGCCGGTGGGCACCTGCTGGAGAATCTACGGGCGGCAGGTATTGCCCCTGAAGATATTTCTCTGGTGCTGCTAACCCATATTCATGCCGATCATTCCGGCGGGGTGGAATACCGCGGTAAGCCTGCTTTCCCCAAGGCGACGGTTCGCGTGGAACAGAAAGACGTCGATTTCTGGCTCAACCCCGCTCACCTCAGCGACGTTGAGCCTGGGCAGCGGCATACCTTTGCTGAATCTGAACGTTCGCTGCGCCCGGTGATTGATGCCGGTAAGCTCACCACTTTTCATGCTCCGACAGAAATTCTGCCTGGCATAGAAGCCATTCCTGCTGCAGGGCACACGCCGGGCAGCGTGATTTATCGTGTTAGCCGGGGCGGCCAAAATATGCTGATGTGGGGCGATATCATTCATGCTAAAGCGGTGCAGATGCCCGATCCGGAAGTGGCGATTCATTTCGATGTTAACCAGCAGCAGGCGGTTGCCACGCGTGAGAAGGTGTTAAAACTGGCGGCCCAGGAAGGCGACTGGGTTGCGGCGGCGCACATTGCTTTCCCGGGGATTGGTCATGTAAAAGAAGAAGGCAAAGCCTGGCGCTGGGTGCCGGTAAACTACAGTAGCCGAGCGAATTGAGAGCGAAAGGCGCCACATAAACGTGGCGCCAGGCGTTTTTAAAAGATCATTTTGAATACGCCGGTCACCACCAGCAGCCCGATGAGGAAGATAATCAGAATGGCCCATAAAATAATTTTCATTAGCGCTCCTTACCTTTTGGTTGGCTCTTGTTGAGTATAGGCAAGGATCAGTGGACGGGGGAGTTGCCTCCCCGTAGACGGAATAATTGAGAAAAAGAATGCTACTTAGATTTAACGCTGGGGTTTAGCTGCCGCGAGCAGGAAGATCATTGGCCGTTCGGCCTCTTCTGCCAGTGCGGGGTTGAGGGCAATTTGTTCGGCCTCGGGGCCCCATTCGTCGAGCTTTTCAATCACAAAGCCGCTTTCAATCAGGGCGTTAATCCAGGTGGCCAGCTTGCGGTGCTGTTTCTTCACGCCTTCGGCAAACCAGTTGCTGAGGCGCTCACCTTCCTGCTGATAATGATTCACTGGCCAACTGCGTTGCCCGGTCTGATCCTGCAGCCACGTCTGCGCCGCAGGAGCGGTGTAGATCGGGTGCTCGGCGGTAAAGACCAGCTTGCCTCCCGGCACCAGAGCCTGTTCAAGCGTGGCAAACAGCGGGCGAATGTCATCCAGGTAATGAAGCGCCAGAGAGCTGTAGGCCAGATCGATACTGTTCGCTGGCAGTTGCAGAGTGGAAAGATCTTCCTGGCGGTAGTCGATGCCTGGACCTTCGGTCATTTCACGAGCTTTGGCGAGCATGCGCGTCGATACATCCAGCCCGACCGTTTTTGCCGCACCAGCATCTCTTGCGTAGCGGCAAAACCAGCCGTAGCCGCAGCCTAAATCCAGCACCTGCTTGCCAGCCAGCGGCGGCAGCATCGCCTGAACTTTTGCCCATTCAGGCGCGCCATCCAGACCTTTTACAGAGCGGTCCAGCGTGGCATAACCGGCAAAAAAGGCCGGATCGTCATAGATATTTTGCGTCATAAATCCTCCGCGTTTATCAGGCCATCATTGGCCAGCAGGAATTTTAGACGCGACGCCGCCGGAAAGAAAACCGGCTCCGACGGCAAAACCGTTAAAAACCGAAATGACTCAGCTCGGGATGATCGTCCGGGCGGCGGCCCAGCGGCCAGAAGAAGGCTCGCTCGCTCTCTTTGATCGGCGTGTCGTTGATACAGGCGTGGCGGTTAATCATCAGGCCCTGCTCGTCAAACTCCCAGTTTTCGTTGCCGAAGCTGCGGAACCAGTTGCCAGAATCATCGTGCCATTCATAGGCGAAGCGCACCGCAATACGGTTCCCGTCGTGCGCCCAGATCTCTTTGATCAGCCGGTAGTCCAGCTCTCGCTGCCACTTGCGAGTTAAAAAGCCGACGACGGCTTCGCGGCCATCAACAAACTCAGCCCGGTTACGCCAGTGGGTATTCAGGGCGTAAACCTGCGAGACGCGTTCGGGATCGCGGCTGTTCCAGGCGTCTTCCGCCAGGCGAACTTTTTGTTTTGCCGTCTCGAGCGTAAATGGGGGAACCGGGGGTTTTACTGTCATGGTCTGCTCCTGTGAATGTGTAGACAGGTCTGTCTACATCTCTAAGCTAGCCTGGGTAGACAGATTTGTCTACATGCGTCATGATAGTTTTTTAACAGGAGAAATCATGCCTACTGCAGCGACCCCCGGCGCCCGCGATCGTATTCTGCACACCGCGCACGATTTGTTTTACCGTGACGGCATTCGCGCCACCGGCATAGACAGAATCATCAAAGAAGCCAGCGTCACCAAAGTGACCTTCTACCGGCATTTTCCGGCCAAAGACGACCTGATCCGTGCTTTTCTGGATTATCGCCATCAGCGCTGGATGGTGTGGTTTAGCCGCATGCTGGAAGCGCAAACCGGCGAAGGGAAAGGGCTGGCGGAAGCGTTAAGGGCTACCTTGCAAAACTGGTTTGACGATGAGGCGTTTCGCGGCTGTGCATTTATTAATTCGGCGGTAGAAATGGCCGAGGCGCTGCCGGACACGCTGCCGATTGCCCGCGCTCACAAGCAGGCGATGGTGGAATGTCTGGCCGGTTATTTGCCCGATAATGCAGGTGGCAGGCAGCAGGCAGAAATGCTGGCGCTGGTGATTGACGGCGCGATAGTTAAAGCCCAGCGCGATGGTAGCGGCGAAGAGGCGCTTCTGCTGCTGCGGGCGTGGCTGGCGTTGCTGCCCGCAGCCGAGGATTAATCCTCTTTTTGCCGGTGCTTAAACCACAGGCGGACGGCCACGACCAGCACCACGGCAACAATAAGCCAAATCCAGTGGCGTAGGTGAGTATCCAGGCTGTGCAGCCACGGGCCGACGACTTCGCCGCCAAGATAGCCAAGCGTCGTAAACAGCGTGGCCCACAGAATGGCTCCGCAGATATTCAGCGGAATAAACAGCTTTGGCGGAAGTTTGCTGGCGCCGATGATAATCGGCCCGACGATGCGAAACCCGTACATAAAGCGGCTGCCAATCACGAACAAATACGGATGGCGGTTGATCAGCGCCTGCGCTTTGGCCACTTTCTTTTGATGCTTCTTAAAGCGAGCCAGCAGGGCGCTGCCGAAGTGCCTGCCGACCAGGAACAGCACCTGATCGCCAATCATGCCGCCGAGCGCGACAGACAGGACGACTAATGGGAAGGTTAAAAGCCCCTGATGCGCGGCCACGCCGCCTAACAGGGTAATGGTTTCCCCCTCTGCCATACTGCCGATAATCAGCGCGGCGTAGCCATACTGTTCTATTAAGCCATTGATATCCATTAAGCTGGACTCTCCTCCATGTAAAATGCCTCCCTAAAGCATACAACTCATCGCCGCCAGGCCTGTACAGAATCGGAGATATTTTTCACCTGGTTAAATAATAACCTGAAGGTGAATTATACTTGGAGTATCGCAAGTATTTGCGCCGCAGGTCCGGAGGTTGTATGAGCCATGTCTGGGGATTGTTTTCCCATCCTAATCGGGAAATGCAGGAAATTAAGCGCGAGAACGAGTCCGTCTCGCATCACTACACTCACCATGTGCTGTTGATGGCGGCTATTCCCGTCATCTGCGCGTTTATCGGCACCACGCAAATTGGCTGGAACTTCGGGGACGGCACTTACGTTCAGCTCTCTATGTTTACCGGCCTGTATCTGGGCATTCTTTTCTACGCCCTGATGCTGGGCGGCGTCGCGGTGATGGGGCGGGTTATCTGGTGGATGGCGCGTAACTATCCGCAGCGTCCGTCGCTTGCCCGCTGTATGGTCTTCGCAGGCTACGTGGCCACGCCGCTGTTCTTAAGCGGGATTGTAGCGCTTTATCCGCTGGTCTGGCTGTGCGTGGCGGTGGGCGCTCTGGCGCTGGTCTACACCGGCTATCTGCTCTACGTCGGCGTGCCGGACTTCCTCGGCATCGACAAAGAAGAGGGGATGAGTTTTTCCAGCTCAACCCTGGCCATTGGCGTGCTGGTACTGGAAGTGTTGCTGGCCGTCGCGGTGATTCTGTGGGGTTATGGCTACCGTTTGTTCTGACGGGGCGAATTAACAGAAAGTTTTGATATAACGTTACGATTCTTAACTGGCAGTCAAGCGGGGCGGCGGAGTATGATTCCGGCGCCCCGCATGTTTATGTCATCCCGATGACGCTTAGCGGTGAGCCTCTACTTTTCCGGAATCATTACAGAAGTGTCACCATGCCGACAAAAATCCGTTTATCGTTGTTCAGCCTTGCGCTGATGATGACTGTGCCTTTTGCCCCGCAGGCAGAGGCCAGTAAGGTCGCCACCCACGCGGCCAGCGCCGGTCAGGAGATTGCCTCCGGCAGCGCCATGATTGTCGATCTGCAAACCAACAAGATTCTCTATTCCAGCCATCCGGATCTGGTTCGTCCTATTGCCTCCATCACCAAACTGATGACCGCGATGGTGGTGCTGGACGCCCATCTGCCGATGGATGAAATGCTGAAAGTGGACATCAGCCATACGCCTGAAATGAAGGGCGTATACTCTCGCGTTCGCCTGAACAGCGAAATCAGCCGCAAAAACATGATGCTGCTCGCGCTGATGTCGTCAGAAAACCGCGCGGCGGCAAGCCTGGCGCACCACTATCCTGGTGGCTACGACGCGTTTATTCGTGCGATGAATGCGAAGGCGAAGTCCCTCGGCATGACCCACACCCGCTATGTGGAGCCGACCGGCCTGTCGATTGAGAACGTCTCAACCGCGAGCGATCTGGCCAAGCTGCTGGTGGCGACGCAGAAATACCCGCTGCTGGGCCAGCTCAGCACCACGCATGAAGATATGGCCACCTTCCGCAACCCGGCTTACACGCTGCCGTTCCGCAACACCAACCATTTGGTGTACCGCGAAAACTGGAATATTCAGCTGACGAAGACCGGTTTTACCAATAACGCGGGCCACTGCCTGGTAATGCGCACTGTCATCAACGGCCGCCCTGTGGCGCTGGTGGTGCTGGACGCGTTCGGGAAATACACCCACTTCGCGGATGCTAACCGCCTGCGAAACTGGATGGAAACCGGCAAAGTGACCCCGGTTCCGGCGGCAGCGTTAAGCTACAAGCGCTCTAAAGCGGCGCAAATGGCGAACAACACCGCCGCAGGTTCGGAAGAAGAGTAATCAGTCCGGCAGCGTCCCGTCTCCGCCGTTGAGGGGGCGCTGCATCATGAGTGTGTCCCGCCAGTCACCCAGCTTAAAGCCAACGCTTCGCAAACATCCGACGGTTTCAAACCCGTGCTGACTGTGTAATTTGCACGATCCGGTATTATTTTCCCCGTCGCCAATCACCGCAATCATTTGCCGCCACGGCCCTTTTTCACACAGTACGATGAGCTGGCTCAACAGGGCTTTTCCAATGCCGCGTCCGGTCATAGCAGCGTCGATATACACCGAATCTTCTACCGTGTAGCGGTAGCCGGGGCGAGGGCGGTACACCGTAGCGTAGCAGTAGCCCACCACTTGATTATCAATCACCGCGACCAGCCACGGCAGGCCATGAGCGCGAACCGCCGCCAGCCGCTCG
Coding sequences within:
- the yohP gene encoding small membrane protein YohP — protein: MKIILWAILIIFLIGLLVVTGVFKMIF
- a CDS encoding DedA family protein; protein product: MDINGLIEQYGYAALIIGSMAEGETITLLGGVAAHQGLLTFPLVVLSVALGGMIGDQVLFLVGRHFGSALLARFKKHQKKVAKAQALINRHPYLFVIGSRFMYGFRIVGPIIIGASKLPPKLFIPLNICGAILWATLFTTLGYLGGEVVGPWLHSLDTHLRHWIWLIVAVVLVVAVRLWFKHRQKED
- a CDS encoding class I SAM-dependent methyltransferase, producing the protein MTQNIYDDPAFFAGYATLDRSVKGLDGAPEWAKVQAMLPPLAGKQVLDLGCGYGWFCRYARDAGAAKTVGLDVSTRMLAKAREMTEGPGIDYRQEDLSTLQLPANSIDLAYSSLALHYLDDIRPLFATLEQALVPGGKLVFTAEHPIYTAPAAQTWLQDQTGQRSWPVNHYQQEGERLSNWFAEGVKKQHRKLATWINALIESGFVIEKLDEWGPEAEQIALNPALAEEAERPMIFLLAAAKPQR
- the pbpG gene encoding D-alanyl-D-alanine endopeptidase; the protein is MPTKIRLSLFSLALMMTVPFAPQAEASKVATHAASAGQEIASGSAMIVDLQTNKILYSSHPDLVRPIASITKLMTAMVVLDAHLPMDEMLKVDISHTPEMKGVYSRVRLNSEISRKNMMLLALMSSENRAAASLAHHYPGGYDAFIRAMNAKAKSLGMTHTRYVEPTGLSIENVSTASDLAKLLVATQKYPLLGQLSTTHEDMATFRNPAYTLPFRNTNHLVYRENWNIQLTKTGFTNNAGHCLVMRTVINGRPVALVVLDAFGKYTHFADANRLRNWMETGKVTPVPAAALSYKRSKAAQMANNTAAGSEEE
- a CDS encoding Yip1 family protein, encoding MSHVWGLFSHPNREMQEIKRENESVSHHYTHHVLLMAAIPVICAFIGTTQIGWNFGDGTYVQLSMFTGLYLGILFYALMLGGVAVMGRVIWWMARNYPQRPSLARCMVFAGYVATPLFLSGIVALYPLVWLCVAVGALALVYTGYLLYVGVPDFLGIDKEEGMSFSSSTLAIGVLVLEVLLAVAVILWGYGYRLF
- a CDS encoding GNAT family N-acetyltransferase — encoded protein: MSAVETLPFPAVLIREATPDDIPAMTTIYAWHVLHGKGSFEEIPPDGKQMTERLAAVRAHGLPWLVAVIDNQVVGYCYATVYRPRPGYRYTVEDSVYIDAAMTGRGIGKALLSQLIVLCEKGPWRQMIAVIGDGENNTGSCKLHSQHGFETVGCLRSVGFKLGDWRDTLMMQRPLNGGDGTLPD
- a CDS encoding MBL fold metallo-hydrolase, producing the protein MKTLLMLLTLLGGTISVSVLATPQAITQQQSPGYYRMMLGDWQITAVSDGTVVVPLDKLLTHITPQKLRQRMAADAMTPAAETSINAFVINTGRELILVDTGAGELFGSAGGHLLENLRAAGIAPEDISLVLLTHIHADHSGGVEYRGKPAFPKATVRVEQKDVDFWLNPAHLSDVEPGQRHTFAESERSLRPVIDAGKLTTFHAPTEILPGIEAIPAAGHTPGSVIYRVSRGGQNMLMWGDIIHAKAVQMPDPEVAIHFDVNQQQAVATREKVLKLAAQEGDWVAAAHIAFPGIGHVKEEGKAWRWVPVNYSSRAN
- a CDS encoding TetR/AcrR family transcriptional regulator, with product MPTAATPGARDRILHTAHDLFYRDGIRATGIDRIIKEASVTKVTFYRHFPAKDDLIRAFLDYRHQRWMVWFSRMLEAQTGEGKGLAEALRATLQNWFDDEAFRGCAFINSAVEMAEALPDTLPIARAHKQAMVECLAGYLPDNAGGRQQAEMLALVIDGAIVKAQRDGSGEEALLLLRAWLALLPAAED
- a CDS encoding DUF1348 family protein; this translates as MTVKPPVPPFTLETAKQKVRLAEDAWNSRDPERVSQVYALNTHWRNRAEFVDGREAVVGFLTRKWQRELDYRLIKEIWAHDGNRIAVRFAYEWHDDSGNWFRSFGNENWEFDEQGLMINRHACINDTPIKESERAFFWPLGRRPDDHPELSHFGF